From a region of the Procambarus clarkii isolate CNS0578487 chromosome 2, FALCON_Pclarkii_2.0, whole genome shotgun sequence genome:
- the LOC138365773 gene encoding sericin-1-like, whose translation MKAILKTTIFSCISTMEQASRPTPPPATPAEDKSPLLKKLVATQRYYKRGGSTTTDSNSSSSDDSSSTTIYSSFGGGDSGGSSSNRSSSSTANDSGSGVSGTNSSSGGSSSSSSSSSTINAGSGVSGNHSSSSSDGSGSSTTNYSGSSTTNYSGSSGGSSSSSSSTINGGSGVSGTNSSSSGSSGDSSTNSCCSLYVICYGE comes from the exons atgaaggccatcttaaagaccaccatattcagttgcatatccaccatggagcaagcttctagacccactccaCCTCCAGCTACACCtgcagaagacaaatctcccttattaaagaagttggttgctactcagcggtactacaa aagaggtggcagcaccaccaccgacagtaacagcagcagcagcgacgacagcagcagtaccaccatctacagcagcttcGGCGGTGGTGACagcggtggtagcagcagcaaccgtagcagcagcagcaccgccAACGACAGTGGCAGTGGTGTCAGcggtaccaacagctccagcggcggtagcagcagcagcagcagcagcagcagtaccatcaacgCTGGCAGCGGTGTCAGCGGTAACCACAGCTCCAGCAGCAGTgacggtagcggcagcagtaccaccaactacagcggcagcagtaccaccaactacagcggctccagcggtggcagcagcagcagcagcagcagtaccatcaacgGTGGCAGTGGTGTCAGcggtaccaacagctccagcagcggcagcagcggtgacagcagcaccaacagctgctgttctttatatgtaatttgttatggggaaTAA